The genomic window CGTGGCTCCGCCACCGGGTCTGGTGAAGCTGGGTTAGCGTGGTGAGAGCGGCAGGCACGGATCTATCGACGGAAGAGCCGATGGAGACGGGGAGACCGACAGAATGAGGGAGTctcatgctgtggaagaagaagCACAGTATATCCGTTTTAAAGGGAGAAGAAAGTAGATGAATCATACGGTGGAAATCGGACATAGTGAGATTTGATCCATTTTTAGATTTGACCCGTTTCaaagggagaagaaagaagatgatCCATTTTTAGGAAATCAATGTCAATTCAACGGATCAAATTTATCGCTCATGGGCATGACATGATTAGCCGCACGAGTACTAAAAAATATCTCGGCGCGCATAGAGATGCGGACGTGTGTGGCGGAAGCCAACTCCACATCCACAGACCACAGGGAGGGAGGTGGTTGAGCGACGTGACGGTTCCGGGTTCCGGCGGCAGCCGGATAAGCTGCCCATCGACGTACGGCGGCGGCCCCGATCAGGAAAAGGGAAATGGATGCGATGCGTACGCTGATGGCGACGTGGTTTTTCTTCTTGGGTGCAGGCGGAGGTGATCTTCCTGGGGCAGCTGCGGCACCCCAACCTGGTGAAGCTGCTCGGCTACTGCTGCGAGGACGAGCACCGCCTCCTCGTCTACGAGTACATGGAGCACGGCAGCCTCGAGAACCACCTTTTCAAGCGTAAGTACACGCTAAGCATGCCACCAATCACCTGGAGGTTCCAGTTTAATAACTGCTTTAGTACCTAGTTGTCAATGCTAATCTGGAATTCTGGACGACCAATACAATCCAGAATGCTGCTGTGATGATGTATGGTATGGCTGACAAGTCACGCGCATGGTGACTTGGCATGGTCCGAGAGAAAACTAGGTTACTACCTAACCACATCAAGAACACAAAATTAGGGGAATTgttgaaagaaaacaaaagtatATTTCAAGTTGGTGACTGCGGAAAAAATCAAAATGTTTTAGAATGCATGGTAGACAAAAGGTTTCCTTGAACCGCCTTCCAATTCCAACCTTTCGAGTTCTGTCAGACCAAACTAGATTTGACTGACTTCTAGCCGTTCAAATGCAAGACTGCATGACATTGCAGTTGTATTAGCCAAGCATGGATCTGAGCATTCGTGCTTACACAAGAAGATAGAGAGGTCACATATAGTTGATAGATTAATGTCGACCAATAGATTATGCTGCATGCCTCACTGATTGATTTCTTCTTGGTCATAAGGAAATCGCCTAACACGTTGACTGGATCGTTCTCTACACTATTATCTAGGTAACCTAGGTAAAAAAAAAGGGAGTAAAGAAATCAATTTCTATAAAAACCGGCGATGATCGAGCTCATCGCTCATCCTCTGATGTGTACAGAACAATAAACATTCATGAATTATTGAACTCACATTATAAAGATCCTACTGAGTTTTTCTGTAATATTATTTTGCAGAGATTCCTGCCGTGCTGCCGTGGTCAACCCGACTAAACATCGCAGTAGGTGCCGCGAAGGGTTTGGCGTTCCTTCACGACGCAGAGAAGCCGGTGATCTACCGTGACttcaagacctccaacatcttgCTCGACTTGGTGAGCGTTTCTGCAATTTTCCCGGTCATCTTAACTACTTAATTTGGTGTGCATGCATGGTGTGCAGCAAGTATTTAAACTAGCAGTAAACATCATAACCACTTCTTTTATGCTTCTAAAAAAACCCACTTTTCTTATGGAAATTTCTGTAATTCTAACCTGACGTGTAGGTTGTGACTTGTGAACATTAAGATGATTACTCTAGCCATTTTTTTCAATGAAAAGAAggtttctttttttgcgaatCACTGAAAGCATTTCATTCTGGCCAGTGCCAAATGCATACATAGTATTATCCTTCTATAActgaatagagaaaaaataaaatggcAAAAATAGTGCTGTGGGCTAGTGGTAAATGGTTTTGGGCTGGTCCAGTATCGAAAGAATTACTCTACAAGCCCAGCTACTAGGATGCTGAATGGCTTCTGTCCATCTCCAGGACTACAAGGCCGAGCTCTCAGACTTTGGTCTCGCCAAGGACGGCCCAGAGGGCGACGACACCCACGTCTCCACCCGCGTCATGGGCACGCACGGCTACGCCGCGCCGGAGTACATCATGACCGGCCACCTCACGGCGAAGagcgacgtgtacagcttcggcgtGGTGCTCTTGGAGATCCTAACGGGTCGGCGGTCGGTGGACAAGACGAGGCCCAACAGGCAGCAGAACCTGGTGGAGTACGCGCGGCCGTGCCTCAAGGACCCGCTCAGGCTGGCCCCGATCATGGACCCGGCGCTGGAGGGCCAGTACTCGGCGAGGGCGGCGCAGAAGGCCGCGCTGGTCGCGTACCAGTGCCTCAGCGGCAGCCCCAAGAACCGGCCGGACATGTCCGCCGTCGTGGAGGCCCTGGAGCCGCTCCTCGGCTTCACGGACGATGTGCCTGTCGCGGCCGTTGGGCCGGTGGTTCTCTTCGTTGCGGCGACGGAGGCagcagaggagaagaaggagcgCGCTCCGAGGAAGGACAGCCGCCGGCGAAGGCCCATGtcgccgaaggtgagccccAGGAAGCGTGGCGCGGCTCAGAAGGAGGAGTTCTGGGTGTGGCATCTGCCGGCCGAGCAGAAGGCGTGACACGTTCGTGCTTGTGCAATTCTGCACGCAGCGTGCGTGCACATATGAGGTGGCGAGGCGCTATTGGTTAGGATCGTATGCATCCCTGTAATTCTCttctcttttattatttttcttctcagtcTGTTGTTACAGTGAGATGCAGAGTGTGGCTCATAACTAGAGCAAATTTCGTACCGGAAGCTTTCGTTTCTCTAGACTCGTATGCTTGTCTTCAGATGAAGCTACAATTGGCAAAGTGTACAGAACCATGTACGCACAGGCCATGTGCATGTGACAGGAGGGTTTTAAATCTTGTGGGGTGATTGGCATCCGTCATTCTATTTTGGTTCCACTACATTGTTAACCAACGATATGGTACAATTGAAACCTTGGAGCACAATAGTTTTGTAGGAAATTCACaagaaacatattttttttcttaaaagaaGATGATAAAATGTTCTGTTCTAGCAGAAACCAGGGAAAATTCCAGAGTAATAAGCAGAGGCTTGTTTCCATCTGGAACTAAAAATCGTATTATTTGAATCCAAATCCCCCTCTCTAACCACAGGATTTCAGCTTCCTTGCCACTATCCGGTGACGTCCTGCAGCTCTTGTCTCGGCATTTTATAATCAGCGAGCAGGAACGCACCCAGTGTACAACACCAGGTCGTCTCCCACGTCGCTCTCGTGCGCTCGCATGCGGCCGGCGACCCGGCACGGCGCCGCCGGCAGGACGTACGCCATTGGCCCCGTCTCATCTTCATCCATGCACACGCCACATCCTCCATCACGCGTCCACATCGCGTGCGCTTCGCTCCATAAGTAAAGCCTCGTTCTCGGCATTCTGCACAGACATGCACGTTGTGACCTTGTGATCAGGGACGCGAAATGGATGGCACCACCAGGGCatcttccttctcctctcttGGCCCTTGCCGGGGTGGCAGTGGCACGCAGATGAGTCTCCAATGGCCGCAGCTGTTGTCTTGTCTTCAGGGGGCGAAAGTTGTTGCAGCCGATGATCAAGATCTTGCCGGTTCAGTTGCGGTGGTGAAGACCGGGAAGCGGCGGTCACCGGCGCAGGCCGTGAAGGTGTTCGTTAGCGGGCTGGTCGAGATGGTCGGGAGGAGGTTCGAGTGCTCGATCCCGGCGGCCAGGTTCGGCCATGTCGCCTACCTCAGATGAAGCTAGTAGTTCACGTCTGTGAATGTTGTCCCCCTCATGTACTGCGTCTTGATGTCAGTGCCAGTCAATTTTGCCATGGATACTCTGCTCTTGGATCAAGCAAGCTAATAGCTTCAAGTGCTTGCTTGCATGCGGTGTTCATCTTTAATTTCTGATGATTTGTACATACTCTTTTATGTGTTCATCAATATCTGGTTGACTAATAGTACAAACCAGGCAGCAAGTAGTTGGATTTTACAGCAATCCGAATGTCCTGCTCTTGCTTTGTTAATTGCTACACACTTCCTAAATTCTGAAATTTAGGCATTTGTGATGAGGCGACCgtttggcggcggcggcggcttcctgATAGGTGTTGATTTGGCGGTGGCTTCTGGGCTTAGAAGAGCGGAGGGTCGGAGCGACGGGGACGTCACCGGCCGTGGGCAGCAGAGGACAACCGGTGGGCAGTGCCAAGGCAGGGGCAAGCAGAGACAGCCCGACGGAGCTGGGTTAGTGCGGTGGTGAGCGATGCCGATGGATCTGACAGGAGATGGGGGAGCAAGCCGGCATCAGGGGAGTGACCGAAGGTTGAAGATGGTCTTTGGATCGTTCGATCACGATCGGACGACTCATATTTAtcgtctaattttttttttaaaaaaaaacaagtgaCTGAAAAATAACATCACCCTAATTGCTACTAATATATGTGATAAGCCTCCCTTATTTGTTTGTAGCTTTATGTAACTGCTTCCAGCATTGCAGTTATCTTGGAAGGAAATTTATCTAGTTTGAGTTAATTGATAATACCTAACATCGC from Phragmites australis chromosome 14, lpPhrAust1.1, whole genome shotgun sequence includes these protein-coding regions:
- the LOC133890598 gene encoding serine/threonine-protein kinase RIPK-like, whose translation is MRSRKTTASAWRSLLGGCLGGNGGAGEKQRKLRPGGGRLSFTDLSSAADQDLSVSLVGSNLHVFSVAELRAATRGFDSGNFLGEGGFGPVYKGFVDEGVKKGLKPQAIAVKLWDPEGAQGHKEWLAEVIFLGQLRHPNLVKLLGYCCEDEHRLLVYEYMEHGSLENHLFKQIPAVLPWSTRLNIAVGAAKGLAFLHDAEKPVIYRDFKTSNILLDLDYKAELSDFGLAKDGPEGDDTHVSTRVMGTHGYAAPEYIMTGHLTAKSDVYSFGVVLLEILTGRRSVDKTRPNRQQNLVEYARPCLKDPLRLAPIMDPALEGQYSARAAQKAALVAYQCLSGSPKNRPDMSAVVEALEPLLGFTDDVPVAAVGPVVLFVAATEAAEEKKERAPRKDSRRRRPMSPKVSPRKRGAAQKEEFWVWHLPAEQKA
- the LOC133890599 gene encoding uncharacterized protein LOC133890599; protein product: MDGTTRASSFSSLGPCRGGSGTQMSLQWPQLLSCLQGAKVVAADDQDLAGSVAVVKTGKRRSPAQAVKVFVSGLVEMVGRRFECSIPAARRPFGGGGGFLIGVDLAVASGLRRAEGRSDGDVTGRGQQRTTGGQCQGRGKQRQPDGAGLVRW